Proteins encoded by one window of Bacillus rossius redtenbacheri isolate Brsri chromosome 3, Brsri_v3, whole genome shotgun sequence:
- the LOC134530175 gene encoding CD63 antigen-like → MIRLEMAAHEMGGRPVDLNKGMRCIKYLLFSFNFVFMLTGMLVIAVGTTILAAYQKFDSFLESSFYSPATLLMAVGVVIGVVAFFGCLGAARESTCMIMVFSVLLGVVFVLEVSAGIAAYVLQDNLGAALGARMQTLMGQYRSDSGVRHTFDFVQRQLHCCGVHHLQNWSSVLQEGDPGTLQFGGTAVPTSCCARDQPPPPPYNGTAAAAACHMVYGNGCLGRVQLMLSQSAIMLASAAFTLALLQLLGVAFACSLGRSIREQKTYRERRRWELREKLMNSYTPLGQTDPKITYPVIFMKNDKASDC, encoded by the exons ATGATAAGGCTCGAGATGGCAGCGCACGAGATGGGGGGCCGCCCCGTCGACCTGAACAAGGGCATGCGGTGCATCAAGTACCTGCTGTTCTCCTTCAACTTCGTGTTCATG CTGACGGGCATGCTGGTGATCGCCGTGGGCACCACCATCCTCGCCGCCTACCAGAAGTTCGACAGCTTCCTGGAGAGCAGCTTCTACTCGCCGGCCACGCTGCTGATGGCCGTGGGCGTCGTCATCGGAGTCGTGGCCTTCTTCGGCTGCCTGGGCGCCGCGCGCGAAAGCACCTGCATGATCATGGTG TTCTCCGTGCTGCTGGGGGTCGTGTTCGTGCTGGAGGTGTCGGCGGGCATCGCGGCCTACGTGCTGCAGGACAACCTCGGCGCGGCTCTGGGCGCGCGCATGCAGACGCTCATGGGCCAGTACCGCAGCGACAGCGGCGTCCGGCACACCTTCGACTTCGTGCAGCGGCAG CTGCACTGCTGCGGCGTGCACCACCTGCAGAACTGGAGCAGCGTGCTGCAGGAGGGCGACCCGGGCACGCTGCAGTTCGGCGGGACGGCGGTGCCCACGTCGTGCTGCGCGCGCGaccagccgccgccgccgccctaCAACggcaccgccgccgccgccgcctgccacatgGTGTACGGCAACGGCTGCCTCGGCCGCGTGCAGCTCATGCTGAGCCAGAGCGCCATCATGCTGGCGAGCGCCGCCTTCACGCTGGCGCTGCTGCAG CTGCTGGGCGTGGCGTTCGCGTGCTCCCTGGGACGATCCATCCGCGAGCAGAAGACGTATCGTGAGCGGCGCCGCTGGGAGCTGCGCGAGAAGCTGATGAACAGCTACACGCCGCTGGGGCAGACCGACCCCAAGATCACCTACCCCGTCATCTTCATGAAGAATGACAAGGCGTCCGACTGCTAG